The Marinobacter halotolerans genome includes a window with the following:
- a CDS encoding response regulator transcription factor, with amino-acid sequence MDTGMPGEATAASPSSGCSDLLPRILIVDDHPFFLFGLTAILEEESLAGSVSCVGTIAEAVSDLQKSPETSLVLLDLGLQGEAGLSLFAELERLGMPVPVVVISSREDETSVRAAKSAGAVGFFPKSADRRTLITMIQRVSQGELFYPSLQQPPIQADGLTPRQLEVLTLLAQGLPNKRICQTLNLTEHTVKTHLKAIFAHLGVHNRTECVSEARALGLISG; translated from the coding sequence ATGGATACCGGAATGCCTGGTGAGGCGACTGCTGCCTCACCGTCATCCGGGTGCAGTGATCTTCTGCCCCGGATACTCATTGTTGATGATCATCCATTTTTTCTGTTTGGCCTGACCGCCATTCTGGAAGAAGAGTCGCTGGCCGGTTCCGTGTCCTGTGTGGGCACTATAGCCGAGGCGGTCAGTGACCTGCAGAAATCGCCGGAAACCTCACTGGTGCTGCTGGATCTCGGCCTGCAGGGCGAGGCCGGCCTTTCCCTGTTTGCCGAGCTGGAAAGGCTGGGCATGCCCGTGCCGGTGGTGGTGATTTCCAGCCGCGAAGACGAAACCTCCGTGCGGGCGGCAAAGTCGGCCGGTGCGGTGGGCTTCTTCCCGAAATCAGCCGACCGCCGAACCCTGATCACAATGATCCAGCGGGTCAGCCAGGGAGAGCTGTTCTACCCATCCTTGCAGCAGCCCCCGATCCAGGCTGATGGCCTCACACCGAGACAACTTGAGGTCCTGACCCTGCTGGCCCAGGGTTTGCCCAACAAACGTATCTGTCAGACGCTGAATCTCACCGAACACACGGTTAAAACCCACCTCAAGGCGATTTTTGCTCATCTCGGCGTGCACAACCGCACCGAGTGCGTGTCTGAAGCCCGGGCGCTGGGTTTGATCTCGGGTTAA
- a CDS encoding J domain-containing protein yields MHWILGIALTIAVFVILKRWGALSAEKKKTAAWKMVLVVGGALLVFMVLTGRVHVLTAAVAALLPLLRKLPMLLKFMPMVRRMTGQNQSQSGGQNGAEGANGAEGHGSGRRTTASYGGMGLDEACDTLGLTPAASREEIIAAHRRLIQKMHPDRGGNDYLAAKINEAKSVMLKHCSSAA; encoded by the coding sequence ATGCACTGGATACTTGGAATTGCCCTCACCATTGCCGTGTTCGTTATTCTCAAGCGGTGGGGCGCCCTGAGTGCAGAGAAAAAGAAAACCGCCGCCTGGAAGATGGTTCTGGTGGTTGGTGGTGCACTGCTTGTTTTCATGGTTTTGACAGGCCGGGTTCATGTGCTGACGGCTGCGGTTGCCGCGCTGCTGCCACTGCTGCGAAAACTGCCGATGCTGCTGAAATTCATGCCCATGGTCCGGCGGATGACAGGCCAGAACCAGTCACAGTCGGGCGGACAGAACGGCGCTGAGGGCGCAAACGGGGCCGAAGGCCATGGCTCGGGGCGAAGAACCACGGCCAGTTACGGCGGGATGGGCCTGGATGAAGCCTGCGACACTCTGGGCCTGACTCCGGCCGCCAGCCGCGAGGAAATCATCGCCGCCCACCGCCGGTTGATCCAGAAAATGCACCCGGACCGCGGCGGGAACGACTACCTGGCTGCGAAAATCAACGAAGCCAAAAGCGTCATGCTAAAGCACTGTTCGTCTGCCGCCTGA
- a CDS encoding ATP-binding response regulator produces MTIEQLRHQQAVGFRRLRFQPALESRYRDIRDQGIRERARPVSASALVLFLVYSLLDWAMLPDSLARQTVFIRLLITCPTISLVWWLSWQPLRPGVFLRFYGLAYLVGGLSVIAIIGIARLAEFPLPYEGILLMLMFGYFAMGIPFRLVSTLSLILVLTYLAMEYVTGMPLNELAINGFFIMTANIIGMVGSWLSEHRQRAHFLDRQMLEALRSQAEKESERKTSLITVASHDLRQPLNIISLILENLRADSLPAEQSALVDRLKTSVAHFNGLLASVLDISRLQEGMVKPETEPLTPARVLEQLQQTCGERANNLGVEMVFRDVSDGKAVMADPQLLHRILQNLVFNALDHSAASRIEISVGSADGQLAFTVSDNGRGIDQATRARIFDPFFRTCRSDDPGLGLGLAIVRELAELMDGTCTLDSDTDNGACFRVALPACQPHQVTENTLSFSPDSPHQGLLVVEDHDESRHWMQRILSGWGYDVHAFANAEQALEHSEGLSNAILVTDLHLPGEPGDQLFATLSQRQAISGGVMVTADTSMAEGYNPSRRLWTLHKPLQPMRLRAALQQLMRR; encoded by the coding sequence ATGACCATTGAACAATTGCGGCACCAGCAGGCCGTGGGCTTTCGCCGGCTGCGATTCCAGCCGGCGCTGGAGTCCCGGTACCGGGATATCCGCGATCAGGGTATTCGCGAGCGGGCACGGCCTGTGTCCGCCAGTGCGCTGGTGCTTTTCCTGGTGTACTCCCTGCTGGACTGGGCAATGTTGCCAGACAGCCTGGCCCGCCAGACCGTTTTCATCCGACTTCTGATCACCTGCCCCACCATTTCACTGGTGTGGTGGCTCTCCTGGCAGCCCCTCAGACCCGGTGTTTTTCTTCGGTTCTACGGTTTGGCCTACCTGGTCGGCGGCCTGAGCGTGATCGCCATCATCGGCATTGCCCGTCTGGCGGAGTTCCCGCTGCCCTACGAGGGCATCCTGCTGATGCTGATGTTCGGCTACTTTGCCATGGGCATACCCTTCCGGCTGGTTTCCACCCTCTCGCTGATTCTGGTGCTGACCTATCTGGCCATGGAATATGTGACCGGCATGCCGCTGAATGAGCTGGCCATTAACGGTTTTTTTATCATGACCGCGAACATCATCGGCATGGTGGGTAGCTGGCTCAGCGAACACCGCCAGCGCGCCCATTTTCTGGACCGGCAGATGCTGGAGGCGCTGCGAAGCCAGGCGGAAAAGGAAAGCGAACGCAAGACCAGCCTGATTACCGTCGCCAGCCACGATCTGCGCCAACCGCTGAACATCATCAGCCTGATTCTTGAGAACCTCCGAGCCGATTCCCTGCCGGCGGAACAGTCAGCGCTGGTGGACCGCCTGAAAACCTCCGTGGCCCACTTCAACGGCCTGCTGGCATCGGTACTGGATATTTCCCGCCTGCAGGAGGGTATGGTGAAGCCGGAAACCGAACCTCTGACGCCCGCCCGAGTGCTTGAGCAGTTGCAGCAAACCTGCGGGGAAAGGGCGAACAATCTGGGCGTCGAGATGGTTTTCCGGGATGTCAGTGACGGCAAAGCGGTCATGGCAGACCCACAGCTGCTGCATCGCATCCTGCAGAATCTGGTGTTCAATGCGCTGGACCACAGTGCCGCCAGCCGGATTGAAATCAGCGTTGGTTCAGCCGACGGGCAACTGGCGTTCACCGTCAGTGACAACGGGCGCGGCATTGATCAGGCCACCCGTGCCAGAATCTTCGACCCGTTTTTCCGCACCTGCCGATCGGACGACCCCGGACTGGGCCTGGGACTGGCGATTGTGCGGGAGCTTGCCGAATTGATGGATGGCACCTGTACGCTGGATTCCGATACCGACAACGGTGCCTGTTTCCGGGTTGCACTGCCCGCCTGCCAGCCCCACCAGGTGACTGAAAACACCCTCTCTTTCTCTCCAGACAGTCCACATCAGGGTCTTCTGGTGGTCGAGGATCACGACGAATCACGGCACTGGATGCAGCGGATTCTCAGCGGCTGGGGCTATGACGTGCATGCCTTTGCCAATGCCGAGCAGGCGCTTGAACATAGCGAAGGCCTGTCCAACGCCATTCTGGTGACCGATCTACACCTGCCGGGGGAACCGGGGGACCAGCTCTTTGCTACCCTCAGCCAGCGCCAGGCTATCAGTGGCGGCGTTATGGTGACCGCTGACACCTCCATGGCGGAGGGTTACAATCCATCGCGAAGGCTTTGGACCCTCCACAAACCACTGCAGCCCATGCGGCTGCGGGCCGCGCTTCAGCAGTTGATGCGCCGCTAG
- a CDS encoding esterase/lipase family protein codes for MRKLITSAVIMGCMVLGAPTLSHASYTDTRHPIVLVHGVTGFNTLGGLINYFHDIPWNLERSGAQVYSASVSFVNSSEQRGQQLANYVNGLGHSKVNLMAHSQGAPTSRVTAALIPHKIASITSINGVNKGSKVADVVRGIIPPGSYVEGGAQAIANALGDLVNALSSADNPQNGLAALETLTTRGTTDLNNALGWKGVNRWSCSGTAEDQWINGNRVKMFSWTGKAVYTNWTDVSDPFLGITSLAFGNEDSDGLVGVCATKMGNVIGTHYDMNHVDAINHIFGARSWWTNPVSLYRSQANRLKNRGL; via the coding sequence ATGCGCAAACTCATCACTTCTGCAGTGATCATGGGCTGTATGGTGCTTGGTGCACCGACGCTCAGCCATGCCAGCTATACCGATACCAGGCATCCCATTGTTCTGGTACACGGTGTGACCGGTTTCAATACCCTCGGCGGCCTTATCAACTACTTTCACGATATTCCCTGGAATCTGGAGCGCAGTGGCGCCCAGGTGTATTCCGCCAGCGTTTCCTTCGTGAACAGCAGCGAGCAAAGGGGCCAGCAGCTGGCCAACTATGTCAACGGGCTTGGGCATTCCAAGGTCAACCTGATGGCACACAGCCAGGGCGCCCCCACCTCCCGCGTAACCGCGGCGCTGATTCCCCACAAGATTGCCTCGATCACTTCGATCAACGGCGTTAACAAGGGTTCCAAAGTGGCGGACGTGGTGCGCGGCATCATTCCACCGGGCAGTTATGTTGAAGGTGGCGCACAGGCCATCGCCAACGCACTGGGGGATCTGGTGAATGCCCTGTCCAGTGCCGATAACCCGCAGAACGGCCTGGCCGCGCTGGAAACCCTGACCACCCGTGGCACCACCGATCTGAACAATGCCCTGGGCTGGAAAGGCGTGAACCGCTGGTCCTGCTCGGGCACGGCAGAGGATCAGTGGATCAACGGTAACCGCGTCAAGATGTTCTCCTGGACCGGTAAAGCCGTTTACACCAACTGGACCGACGTTTCCGACCCCTTCCTGGGCATCACCTCCCTGGCCTTTGGCAACGAGGACAGCGACGGGCTGGTGGGCGTATGCGCCACCAAGATGGGTAACGTGATTGGCACCCACTACGACATGAACCATGTGGACGCCATCAACCATATCTTCGGCGCCCGTTCCTGGTGGACCAACCCGGTCTCGCTGTATCGCAGCCAGGCAAACCGGTTGAAGAATCGCGGCCTGTAA
- a CDS encoding pyridoxal phosphate-dependent aminotransferase — translation MDIQNDHRYAINLNVRGIQPSATLRINETSNQLRAEGRDIIKLGLGQSPFPVPERVVAALRDHAHEKDYLPVKGLKTLREAISNYVNRSERMRSTWEDVLIGPGSKELLFMLQLAYYGDLLIPRPSWVSYAPQARIIGRSVHWLPTHAENNWQLTAEELDIVCRDDPSRPRILILNYPSNPTGCTYTEDQLLAIAHVARKYKIILLSDEIYGEVHFEGKHKSIARYYPEGTIVSTGLSKWAGAGGWRLGTFIFPPELRPLQDAMAIIASETYTATSAPIQHAAIAAFDGGPDLDEYLKQSRRVLKVVGEYLHKRLSAMGAVVQKPEGAFYLFPDFSGFREALARRDIKTSQALCQSLLEKTGVAILPASDFGFVPDHLAARLAFVDFDGAQALELAGGQYADTELDEHFVDQACPRLVTAMDKIAAWLEEL, via the coding sequence ATGGATATTCAGAACGATCACCGTTATGCCATCAACCTCAACGTGCGGGGCATCCAGCCTTCAGCTACCCTGCGCATTAACGAGACCAGTAACCAGCTCAGAGCCGAAGGCCGGGACATCATCAAGCTGGGCCTTGGCCAGTCACCGTTCCCGGTGCCCGAGCGAGTGGTTGCGGCTTTGCGGGACCATGCCCACGAAAAGGACTACCTGCCGGTCAAGGGTCTGAAAACTCTGCGCGAGGCTATCTCGAACTACGTTAACCGCAGTGAGCGCATGCGCTCGACCTGGGAAGACGTGCTGATCGGCCCCGGGTCGAAAGAGCTGCTGTTCATGCTGCAGCTGGCCTACTACGGCGACCTGCTGATTCCCCGGCCAAGCTGGGTATCCTACGCGCCCCAGGCCCGGATAATCGGCCGCTCGGTACACTGGCTGCCGACCCACGCCGAGAACAACTGGCAGCTGACCGCTGAGGAGCTGGACATCGTTTGCCGGGACGACCCCTCGCGCCCGCGCATTCTGATTCTGAACTACCCGTCCAACCCCACCGGCTGCACCTACACGGAAGACCAGTTGCTGGCGATTGCCCATGTGGCCCGCAAGTACAAGATCATTCTGCTGTCGGACGAGATCTACGGCGAGGTGCACTTCGAAGGCAAACACAAGTCCATCGCCCGTTATTACCCCGAGGGCACGATTGTCAGCACCGGCCTGAGCAAGTGGGCCGGCGCGGGCGGATGGCGCCTGGGCACCTTTATTTTTCCGCCGGAGCTGCGCCCGCTTCAGGACGCCATGGCCATTATTGCCAGTGAAACCTACACCGCCACCAGCGCCCCGATACAACACGCCGCCATTGCGGCGTTCGACGGCGGCCCGGATCTGGACGAGTATCTGAAACAGTCCCGCCGGGTTCTCAAGGTGGTGGGCGAGTACCTGCATAAGCGGCTGTCGGCCATGGGTGCGGTGGTTCAGAAACCGGAAGGCGCCTTCTACCTGTTTCCGGACTTTTCCGGCTTCCGGGAAGCACTGGCGCGGCGGGACATCAAAACCAGCCAGGCCCTGTGCCAGTCCCTGCTGGAAAAGACCGGTGTGGCGATACTGCCGGCCAGCGATTTTGGCTTCGTGCCGGACCATCTCGCGGCGCGCCTGGCCTTTGTGGATTTCGACGGCGCCCAGGCCCTGGAATTGGCCGGCGGCCAGTACGCCGATACGGAACTGGACGAACACTTCGTGGACCAGGCCTGCCCCCGGCTGGTGACCGCCATGGATAAAATCGCCGCCTGGCTGGAGGAGCTTTAA
- a CDS encoding lipase secretion chaperone produces the protein MPEQPTALKRAIFPLIALIPLVAATVWVMTEDTPPAPVTSSQAPATDSAPVTTKADTSPKPITAPANSIAYQTPTSLGDKPFASSLAGTDIDGSLKADANGNLIVDLSTKDFFDYFLNTVGEVSPETALAEIEALARNNLPAAAADQAMAILDQYLDYKQQAVELGRQGLDPSRQQDPDYQLQMLKTALSDLKQIRRNAFDPATHDAFFGLQEAYGEYTLARIEIQQREDLSAQSKQTLMDWHREQLPEPLRKTENGMIREAEKSRLRQAAIAEASSPSEAGQRLQALGVAPEQAAEVVGYLQEREQFDARFQQYQQALASLENAGISQGDFESQQSQLLKQHFDSEQARTWARLKSLDGNSP, from the coding sequence ATGCCTGAACAGCCAACCGCGCTGAAACGCGCCATTTTTCCACTGATTGCACTGATCCCCCTGGTCGCTGCCACCGTGTGGGTAATGACCGAAGACACCCCGCCCGCACCCGTGACCAGTTCCCAGGCGCCCGCGACGGACTCCGCTCCCGTTACCACAAAAGCGGATACCTCGCCCAAGCCCATTACTGCGCCAGCAAACAGCATTGCCTACCAGACGCCGACCTCTCTCGGAGACAAACCTTTCGCCTCGTCACTGGCGGGCACAGACATTGACGGCAGCCTGAAGGCAGACGCGAACGGCAACCTGATTGTGGATCTATCCACCAAAGACTTTTTTGATTACTTCCTGAATACCGTTGGGGAAGTGTCACCTGAGACGGCCCTGGCAGAAATCGAAGCCCTGGCCCGCAACAACCTGCCGGCGGCGGCCGCCGACCAGGCCATGGCCATTCTTGACCAGTACCTGGACTACAAACAGCAGGCCGTGGAACTGGGGCGCCAGGGGCTGGACCCTTCCCGCCAGCAGGACCCGGACTATCAGCTACAGATGCTTAAAACGGCGCTGTCGGACCTCAAGCAGATTCGCCGCAACGCCTTCGACCCGGCAACCCACGACGCCTTTTTCGGGCTGCAGGAAGCCTATGGCGAATACACCCTGGCCCGCATTGAAATCCAGCAGCGGGAGGACCTGTCCGCCCAGAGCAAACAGACCCTGATGGACTGGCATCGCGAGCAGCTTCCCGAACCCCTGCGCAAAACCGAGAACGGCATGATCCGCGAGGCGGAAAAGAGCCGGCTACGTCAGGCCGCCATTGCCGAGGCCAGCTCGCCCAGTGAAGCCGGACAACGTCTTCAGGCGCTTGGCGTGGCGCCGGAGCAGGCGGCAGAGGTTGTCGGCTACCTGCAAGAGCGCGAACAGTTCGACGCCCGGTTCCAGCAATACCAGCAGGCACTGGCCAGCCTGGAAAATGCCGGCATCAGCCAGGGGGATTTCGAGAGCCAGCAGAGCCAGCTCCTGAAGCAACACTTCGATAGCGAGCAGGCCCGCACCTGGGCAAGACTCAAATCCCTGGATGGAAATTCGCCCTGA
- a CDS encoding efflux RND transporter periplasmic adaptor subunit, which translates to MRTASRFVIVIIVLGAVLGGIFGYKFYQFGQMQEQMSQPQPPTQIAATEAITESWTLAVKAVGSIEAVNGIGVANELPGVVEEINFESGDTVKRGDVLVRLNAEIDEAAVRTRRAEAQLAAQEFQRISDLLPKRAVSQSQYDEAKANFDAAKARVNEAEAQLNKKTIRAPFDGTLGIRMVDQGEYIPTGTSIVEINMLDPIYVDYTLSERDLPKVATGYPVVATVAAVPNETFEGKVTAINTSVNPQTRTVRVRATLDNSENRLRPGMFATIQTRQPADDQVVTVPRTAISYNTYGDFVFVVEENDEGQKVVNRRTVKTGETRDTRAAVLSGLEAGETVVAKGLLRLRAGQQVEIQEDGQAQEASE; encoded by the coding sequence ATGCGCACCGCTTCCCGCTTTGTGATCGTCATCATCGTCCTTGGTGCCGTTCTTGGCGGCATCTTTGGCTACAAGTTCTACCAGTTCGGCCAGATGCAGGAACAGATGTCCCAGCCCCAGCCGCCCACCCAGATTGCGGCCACCGAAGCCATTACCGAGAGCTGGACCCTCGCGGTGAAGGCGGTTGGCAGCATTGAAGCGGTAAACGGTATTGGCGTTGCCAACGAACTGCCCGGCGTTGTTGAAGAGATTAACTTCGAATCCGGCGACACCGTCAAGCGGGGTGATGTGCTGGTGCGGCTGAATGCTGAAATTGACGAGGCAGCCGTGCGCACCCGTCGCGCCGAAGCACAGCTGGCGGCCCAGGAGTTCCAGCGGATTTCCGACCTTCTGCCCAAGCGGGCGGTGTCCCAGTCCCAGTACGATGAAGCCAAAGCCAACTTCGACGCCGCCAAGGCTCGGGTTAATGAAGCAGAGGCGCAGCTGAACAAGAAGACCATCCGTGCACCCTTCGATGGCACCCTCGGCATCCGCATGGTCGACCAGGGCGAGTATATTCCCACCGGCACGTCGATTGTGGAAATCAACATGCTGGATCCCATCTATGTGGACTACACCCTCTCGGAGCGGGATCTGCCCAAGGTAGCCACAGGTTACCCGGTGGTTGCCACCGTGGCAGCCGTTCCCAATGAAACCTTCGAGGGTAAGGTCACCGCCATCAACACCTCGGTGAACCCGCAAACCCGTACCGTGCGCGTACGCGCCACCCTGGACAACTCGGAGAACCGCCTGCGCCCGGGCATGTTCGCCACCATCCAGACACGCCAACCGGCTGATGACCAGGTAGTTACGGTGCCCCGCACCGCAATCTCCTATAACACCTATGGCGACTTTGTATTCGTGGTTGAAGAGAACGACGAAGGCCAGAAGGTGGTCAACCGCCGCACCGTCAAAACCGGTGAAACCCGCGACACCCGGGCAGCGGTGCTTTCCGGCCTGGAGGCCGGCGAAACCGTGGTTGCCAAGGGTCTGCTCCGTCTGCGTGCCGGCCAGCAGGTCGAGATACAGGAAGACGGGCAAGCGCAGGAGGCATCTGAGTAA
- a CDS encoding efflux RND transporter permease subunit, with protein MRFTDIFIHRPVLATVVSLLILLLGARAALEMEIRQYPELESTTVTVTTAYPGASSDLIKGFITTPLQQAIAEASGIDYLTSTSSQGTSTIEAKMELNYDANAALAEIQAKVASQRNVLPAEAQDPVITSTTGDSTALMYIAFYSEELAVPQITDYLTRVVQPKLQALPGVGKAELLGRTFALRVWLNPERLAAVDMTPQEVVAKLRANNYQAAVGNTKGTYTEISMTSDTDIADPEKFRNLVVKQFDGSQIRLQDIARVELGSQTYDQLALYKGQPATYVAIELAPGANPLTVAGLVKDEMPGIKSQLPSGLSARLAYDASDFIEDSINEVIKTLLEALMIVLVVVFLCLGSIRAAIVPSVAVPLSLIGGAFIMLAFGFSLNLLTLLSMVLAIGLVVDDAIIVVENVHRHIEQGESRFDAAIHGAREMAVPIIAMTTTLVAVYAPIGFMGGLVGSLFTEFAFTLAGAVVISGIVALTLSPMLSGKVLKPHGNPAKFEQMVERTFNGLANAYKSALTSLMQTKSVVVFFAVVVLGSIYFMVNMSQSELAPTEDQGILFYQGLGPQTATLDYLLEHGNEVQNRMSTVPGYEEDFMIIGITGPNAVFGGFKMAPWSQRETSQFEVQPKLAAELDKVTGLQTAVFPRPSLPGSGGGLPFQFVITTGNSYEQLNEVADELVGKAMGSGNFMFLQKSINFDRPITRIQVDRDRVADLGLSMQDIGQTLASMLGGGYINRFNMEGRSYQVIPQVDQQFRLDEQKLNDYQIRTDTGELVPLGSVVSFTRDVEPSNRTQFNQQNSLTVQGVVQPGVAAGTAMDYMESTAAEIFPQGFSYDYTGQTRQLATQGSALVVTFFLSLLVIYLVLAAQFESWRDPFIILVSVPMSVAGAMAFIVLGFATMNIYTQVGLITLIGVVSKNGILIVEFANQLQKDRGLNKFDAVIEAAAIRLRPIIMTSLALIFAMVPLLIAIGPGAESRFAIGLTISAGLGIGTLFTIFVLPAFYILLGRDHNAQPAAS; from the coding sequence ATGCGATTCACCGACATATTTATCCACCGTCCGGTTCTCGCGACGGTGGTCAGCCTTCTGATACTCCTGCTGGGCGCCCGGGCAGCCCTGGAAATGGAAATCCGTCAGTATCCGGAACTGGAAAGCACCACCGTCACGGTGACTACCGCGTACCCGGGCGCCAGTTCCGACCTGATCAAGGGTTTTATCACCACACCGCTGCAGCAGGCCATAGCCGAAGCCAGTGGTATTGATTACCTGACCTCCACCAGTTCCCAGGGCACCTCCACCATCGAGGCCAAGATGGAACTGAACTACGACGCCAACGCGGCGCTGGCGGAAATTCAGGCCAAGGTGGCCAGCCAGCGCAACGTGCTGCCCGCGGAAGCTCAGGACCCGGTGATCACCTCCACCACCGGTGACTCCACCGCCCTGATGTACATCGCCTTCTACAGCGAAGAGCTGGCGGTACCGCAGATTACCGATTATCTGACCCGGGTCGTGCAGCCCAAGTTGCAGGCACTGCCGGGCGTTGGCAAGGCGGAGCTGCTGGGCCGCACCTTTGCCCTGCGGGTATGGTTGAACCCCGAACGCCTGGCGGCGGTGGACATGACGCCCCAGGAAGTGGTCGCCAAACTGCGAGCCAACAACTACCAGGCAGCGGTGGGCAACACCAAGGGCACCTACACCGAAATCAGCATGACCAGCGATACGGATATTGCCGATCCGGAGAAGTTCCGCAACCTGGTGGTCAAGCAGTTCGACGGATCCCAGATCCGCCTGCAGGACATCGCCCGGGTGGAATTGGGCTCACAGACCTATGACCAGTTGGCCCTCTACAAGGGCCAGCCGGCGACCTACGTGGCCATTGAGCTGGCGCCGGGAGCCAACCCGCTGACCGTAGCCGGGCTGGTGAAAGACGAAATGCCGGGCATCAAAAGCCAGTTGCCCTCGGGTCTGAGCGCCCGTCTGGCGTACGACGCATCCGACTTTATCGAGGATTCCATCAACGAGGTCATCAAGACCCTGCTGGAAGCCTTGATGATCGTTCTGGTGGTGGTGTTCCTGTGCCTCGGCTCTATTCGGGCTGCCATTGTACCGTCGGTGGCCGTACCACTGTCGCTGATCGGTGGTGCCTTTATCATGCTGGCGTTCGGCTTTTCCCTGAACCTGCTGACGCTGCTGTCGATGGTGCTGGCCATCGGCCTGGTGGTGGACGACGCCATCATCGTGGTGGAAAACGTGCATCGACACATCGAGCAGGGGGAATCCCGCTTTGACGCCGCCATTCATGGCGCGCGGGAAATGGCCGTACCCATTATCGCCATGACCACCACCCTGGTGGCGGTCTATGCGCCCATCGGTTTTATGGGCGGCCTGGTCGGCTCTCTGTTCACCGAATTCGCCTTTACCCTGGCCGGCGCCGTGGTGATTTCCGGCATCGTCGCACTGACCCTGTCACCGATGCTGTCGGGCAAGGTACTCAAGCCCCACGGTAACCCTGCGAAATTCGAGCAAATGGTGGAGCGTACCTTCAACGGCCTTGCCAACGCCTACAAGTCGGCCCTGACCTCGCTGATGCAGACCAAATCCGTGGTGGTTTTCTTCGCAGTGGTGGTGCTGGGCTCTATCTATTTCATGGTGAACATGAGCCAGAGCGAACTGGCGCCGACGGAAGATCAGGGCATCCTGTTCTATCAGGGCCTGGGACCACAGACGGCGACCCTGGACTACCTGCTTGAGCATGGCAATGAAGTCCAGAACCGGATGTCGACGGTGCCGGGTTACGAAGAAGACTTCATGATCATCGGCATTACCGGCCCCAACGCCGTGTTTGGCGGCTTCAAGATGGCCCCCTGGAGCCAGCGCGAGACCAGCCAGTTTGAAGTACAGCCGAAGCTGGCCGCCGAGCTGGATAAGGTAACCGGCCTGCAAACAGCCGTGTTCCCGCGTCCGTCCCTGCCCGGCTCCGGCGGCGGCCTGCCGTTCCAGTTCGTAATCACCACCGGTAACAGCTACGAGCAGCTGAACGAAGTAGCGGACGAGCTGGTGGGCAAGGCCATGGGCAGTGGCAACTTCATGTTCCTGCAGAAGTCCATCAACTTTGACCGGCCCATCACCCGCATCCAGGTGGACCGGGATCGCGTGGCTGATCTGGGGCTGTCCATGCAGGACATCGGCCAGACCCTGGCCAGCATGCTGGGCGGTGGTTACATCAACCGTTTCAACATGGAAGGTCGGTCTTACCAGGTTATCCCCCAGGTGGATCAGCAGTTCCGCCTGGACGAGCAGAAGCTGAACGACTATCAGATTCGCACCGACACCGGTGAGCTGGTGCCCCTGGGCAGCGTGGTGAGCTTTACCCGCGACGTTGAACCGTCGAACCGGACCCAGTTCAACCAGCAGAACTCGCTGACGGTTCAGGGTGTGGTGCAGCCCGGAGTGGCGGCGGGTACCGCCATGGACTACATGGAGAGCACCGCCGCGGAGATCTTCCCCCAGGGCTTCAGCTACGACTACACCGGCCAGACCCGGCAGCTGGCCACCCAGGGCAGCGCCCTGGTGGTGACTTTCTTCCTGTCGCTGCTGGTGATCTATCTGGTGCTGGCGGCGCAGTTCGAAAGCTGGCGCGACCCGTTCATCATACTGGTGTCGGTGCCCATGTCGGTGGCCGGTGCCATGGCGTTCATCGTGCTTGGCTTTGCCACCATGAACATCTACACCCAGGTGGGACTGATCACGCTGATTGGTGTGGTGTCGAAGAACGGCATATTGATTGTCGAGTTCGCAAACCAGTTGCAGAAAGATCGCGGGCTGAACAAGTTTGATGCAGTGATTGAAGCTGCGGCGATTCGCCTGCGGCCAATCATCATGACATCACTGGCGCTGATCTTCGCCATGGTGCCGCTGCTGATTGCCATCGGCCCGGGCGCGGAAAGCCGCTTTGCCATCGGCCTGACCATCAGTGCAGGCCTTGGCATCGGTACGCTGTTCACCATCTTCGTGCTGCCGGCGTTCTATATCCTTCTGGGCCGGGATCACAACGCCCAGCCCGCCGCTTCATGA
- a CDS encoding DUF3301 domain-containing protein, whose protein sequence is MTLSNLFWIFVAGFAIWYWWRSKAIKDSVLQAAKRYCDSMDVMLLDDAVYLRGLWFKRDDRGSLRVWRRFMFDFTVTGEERYQGRIIMLGQRIIHSELEPHRFGPFH, encoded by the coding sequence ATGACGCTGAGCAATCTGTTCTGGATTTTTGTGGCCGGCTTCGCCATCTGGTATTGGTGGCGAAGCAAGGCCATAAAAGATTCGGTTCTGCAGGCGGCCAAACGCTACTGTGATTCCATGGATGTCATGCTTCTGGACGACGCCGTGTATCTGCGCGGCCTCTGGTTCAAGCGCGACGACCGGGGCAGCCTGCGGGTCTGGCGGCGCTTCATGTTCGATTTCACCGTGACCGGTGAAGAACGCTACCAGGGGCGCATCATCATGCTGGGCCAGCGCATCATCCACAGCGAACTGGAGCCCCACCGGTTTGGCCCTTTCCACTGA